CAAGATCAATCTAAATATGATCTGCTATgtctttacatttaatgtgcatcaaaattaagatctgtgtagccaatgttttcaCTTCCTTTTCACTgagttttaatgatttactaaaaagtaaacatttttatttcagactTAATTAAAGACTACGaggagagtaaagaggaggaacatcatgtcaaaattgaggacaaaactcatttagagactgaTGGTGTGTTAAAAGTGAGAGACAAGAGTTGttttacctgcactcagtgtggaaagagtttggcaagcaaaagcaaactaaagactcacatgaggatccacactggagagaaaccattcacatgcactcagtgtgggaagtgtttcagccactcatcataccttaatctacacatgaggatccacactggagagaaaccattaacatgccctcagtgtgggaagagttataGCAAATCATCGTCACTTTAtagacacatgatgatccacactggagagaaaccattcacttgcactcattgtgggaagagtttctgCGATGCATCATACCTTaaaaaacacatgaggatccacactggagaaaaaccatacacatgcgctcagtgtgggaagagtttcagcaaatcttCCGGGCTTTATagtcacatgaagatccacaccagagaaaaaccattcacttgcactcagtgtgggaagagtttcagccactcatcacaccttaatcagcacatcatgatccacactggagagaaaccattcacatgcactcagtgtcggaagagtttcagcctatcatcataccttaaaaaacacatgaagatccacactggtgtgagagagtatatgtgcttggagtgtgagaagacttttattacagctgcagaattgaaacggcaccagaggattcacactggagaaaaaccgtacaagtgttcacactgcagtaagaggtttactcactcagaaaccctgaaaacacatgagaggattcacactagaGATAAactgtacaagtgttcacactgcagtaAGAGGTTTGCTCACTCAGGAACCCTGAAAAGACAtcagagaattcacactggagataaactgtagacatgatcagtgtgaactagggttgggtaccgaaacccggtgccattacaGCACCGGTACCttggtaaccggtatgtaccggtATTAAATCAGCGTATGAATTTCGGTGCTGAGGCATGGACGTGAGGGGTGCATGAAAAAGGCACATATAGGCGCTGCGTCACagcatcactaaacatttaattctaaacaactttgaggaataccgACAGCCATATCAGGCGATTGTTATTGTCGCTAGGGAACAAACGCACGCAATGCGCAGAGTACATCGCATTCAGCCTGGAACCAGTGGTTTTCGGTGAGCGAGAGCGACACTCTTCAGATCAACATGCGTGATCACGTTCatccaatttgcttaaactaagcattctaaagcgtattttgcaagcaaggattcttacacagcaactgtctttacaaaagtgcgtgtaagggggaaacatgtcaaacttaatgacacatttggggGCTCAAAGGCAGAGCCTCTCTCGCGTGCTTTAGCTCCCTCCGGCACTCGCTTATGCTCGCTCCCTCTGTTTTCTTGGCACTATGCTATCTCTGTGACGGAGCTGCGCGCATCAGCTCCCCGCACTCGTCAGAAGTTGAtgcccaaattgacacaggtaataaaaagattaaacttcagttatgttcatgttgtgaaacactatcaaaatgtccaccgttgatgatattagacttctgttttcaatagcgattttaaCTCTTAATATAGGAAGTCCTCGGCTATGCAGAGACCATTATTAATCACAAATCTAGTGTACATAATTTAAcattaggaaatgcagtcttgaatttaaaaacagtcagcttttattcatgaaataaacaataagaaataggacttattttgactccagaataattatgttttaggaaacactgtTAAAGTTTTCAGAAAGAATATTTTAAACGAATGGGAGAGCAAAATAAAAttacttcaactgtaggcctgttaaagtttacaggtgcagcaatgtgccttgatgtacttgaatgttagaaatgtgttctcctacaccagtataatgttacttgtcaaataaatgaacaaggaagattattttgagt
The Danio rerio strain Tuebingen ecotype United States chromosome 4, GRCz12tu, whole genome shotgun sequence genome window above contains:
- the LOC137490980 gene encoding uncharacterized protein, with product MAFIKEESEDVKIEETFTVKQEDLQEQTDLIKDYEESKEEEHHVKIEDKTHLETDGVLKVRDKSCFTCTQCGKSLASKSKLKTHMRIHTGEKPFTCTQCGKCFSHSSYLNLHMRIHTGEKPLTCPQCGKSYSKSSSLYRHMMIHTGEKPFTCTHCGKSFCDASYLKKHMRIHTGEKPYTCAQCGKSFSKSSGLYSHMKIHTREKPFTCTQCGKSFSHSSHLNQHIMIHTGEKPFTCTQCRKSFSLSSYLKKHMKIHTGVREYMCLECEKTFITAAELKRHQRIHTGEKPYKCSHCSKRFTHSETLKTHERIHTRDKLYKCSHCSKRFAHSGTLKRHQRIHTGDKL